In Aegilops tauschii subsp. strangulata cultivar AL8/78 chromosome 3, Aet v6.0, whole genome shotgun sequence, one genomic interval encodes:
- the LOC109769640 gene encoding uncharacterized protein → MKVGLQYSLAYSSGFTSSTRGERALATMAGLGTGAGAPVVKVYHEKSMILPDVSRVLACLYEKNIEFETVKDSYKDILRLQSTRSVPVPFYDGPTFRQESRAICRYIAETYEQRGYPFLLGKDVLERASIEQWLRHEEHAFDPPSRALFCHLAFPFPDEDMSDIDREKRKLEEVLEVYEQRLGESEFLAGNKFTLADLVHLPNTHHIVTSEEFAYLYDSRKNVQRWWNTISARDSWQQVVRDMQDVEEQYQMEELEQQQQQQQLEQQWQWQPEGPEPPATYSGRTIRIDPRKQTGTESRTILVPPPSGGTISSSSFTVQPLPAETTSHGQNSPGQIKESNFFTTTEKTPPPSKQKSPTTQRSASSVQSTTSNFFTPAAPPSTTKMSQRIDTEKSTSKDASSPTRPGQGSSKNAPDKLHLSASGEAATLSKPTLSQEAPKPTDKTPYAQQPSEQAKKAAADQKDAAHLPKHVAFRDIQNETAPQARSRGAKDSTTEGKEADQRRAASAPTRELPPGSQNTPQAPPADLKVSDSSPMKEGAINEDERFSTKRLRKMLEQSDPAALKPQSTDMQPPQVQAAGTRDPRTPITADERRATSPPEGGMASDDRGSTQPRKSPSTNEQQPAPRMPSQSPAGESAAPAPQQAPASDGNKPISSKDSSRQTNETLYYRSSETSREMPSSAPEKSMRQQQQQSDKSIRSPQDMGKQGSEASPPVSGTGKPGRTPGQDLLESQEQASPDTQQVKNNRDNSKSDGSSKPT, encoded by the exons ATGAAGGTGGGCTTACAGTACTCACTTGCATACAGCTCCGGCTTCACTTCTTCAACCAGAGGAGAGAGAGCTCTGGCCACCATGGCAGGGCTCGGCACCGGGGCGGGAGCTCCTGTTGTGAAGGTGTACCATGAGAAGTCCATGATCCTGCCCGATGTGTCGAGGGTGCTTGCTTGCCTGTACGAGAAAAACATCGAGTTTGAAACTGTGAAAGATTCGTACAAGGACATACTCAGACTCCAG TCAACGAGGAGTGTTCCGGTTCCATTCTACGACGGACCCACATTCCGACAAG AGTCAAGAGCAATCTGCCGCTATATAGCAGAAACCTACGAGCAGCGTGGGTATCCTTTCCTCCTGGGGAAGGATGTCCTTGAGAGGGCTTCCATTGAACAGTGGCTCCGGCATGAGGAGCATGCCTTCGATCCTCCGAGCCGGGCATTGTTCTGCCACCTGGCCTTCCCTTTCCCTGATGAAGACATGAGTGACATCGACAgggagaagaggaagctggaagaAGTCCTGGAGGTTTACGAGCAAAGGCTTGGCGAGAGCGAGTTCCTTGCTGGGAACAAGTTCACTCTTGCTGACCTTGTTCACCTACCAAACACCCATCACATAGTGACATCCGAAGAGTTCGCCTACCTGTATGACTCGAGGAAGAACGTGCAGAGGTGGTGGAATACAATCTCTGCACGGGACTCGTGGCAGCAGGTGGTGAGGGATATGCAGGACGTTGAGGAGCAGTACCAAATGGAAGAACttgagcagcagcagcagcagcagcagctggagCAGCAGTGGCAGTGGCAGCCAGAAGGCCCAGAACCACCGGCAACATATAGCGGCCGCACCATCCGCATAGACCCTCGAAAGCAGACAGGCACAGAGTCACGGACAATACTGGTTCCACCACCCAGCGGCGGTACTATATCATCCTCATCTTTCACAGTTCAACCTCTTCCCGCAGAAACAACCTCTCATGGCCAAAATTCACCTGGCCAAATAAAAGAAAGTAACTTCTTTACCACCACCGAGAAAACACCACCACCCTCAAAGCAAAAAAGTCCCACCACTCAGAGATCAGCTAGCAGTGTTCAAAGCACTACGAGTAACTTCTTTACCCCAGCTGCCCCTCCTAGCACCACCAAAATGTCTCAGAGAATTGATACCGAGAAATCCACCTCCAAAGATGCCTCATCTCCAACCAGACCCGGTCAAGGATCATCCAAAAATGCTCCTGATAAGCTCCATCTCTCTGCTTCTGGTGAGGCAGCAACCCTTAGCAAACCTACGCTTTCACAAGAAGCCCCCAAACCCACCGACAAAACTCCATATGCACAACAGCCCTCTGAGCAAGCGAAGAAGGCCGCAGCTGATCAAAAGGATGCTGCTCATTTGCCAAAGCATGTGGCATTCAGAGACATTCAGAATGAAACTGCACCACAAGCTAGAAGCCGTGGTGCCAAAGACAGCACTACAGAAGGTAAAGAGGCTGATCAGAGGAGGGCTGCATCAGCACCAACCAGGGAACTACCGCCAGGTTCTCAGAATACCCCTCAAGCACCGCCAGCTGATCTGAAAGTATCTGACTCGTCACCAATGAAAGAGGGTGCCATCAATGAAGATGAGCGGTTCTCGACTAAGAGGCTCAGAAAAATGCTTGAGCAAAGTGATCCAGCAGCACTCAAACCACAGTCGACAGATATGCAACCCCCTCAAGTACAGGCAGCTGGCACAAGAGATCCTCGCACTCCAATCACAGCTGATGAAAGGAGAGCAACTTCACCACCAGAAGGAGGAATGGCTTCTGATGATCGTGGTTCCACACAGCCACGAAAATCACCATCCACCAATGAGCAACAACCAGCCCCACGGATGCCAAGCCAATCACCAGCTGGTGAAAGTGCAGCACCTGCACCACAGCAAGCACCAGCATCTGATGGGAATAAGCCGATATCTTCCAAGGATAGTAGCAGGCAAACAAATGAAACATTATATTATCGCAGCTCAGAAACATCCAGAGAAATGCCATCATCAGCCCCCGAGAAGAGCATGAGACAACAGCAGCAGCAAAGTGATAAGTCCATTAGATCGCCGCAAGACATGGGCAAGCAAGGTTCTGAAGCTTCACCGCCGGTGTCTGGAACCGGGAAACCTGGGAGAACTCCAGGACAAGATTTACTAGAGTCTCAGGAACAAGCCTCCCCTGATACTCAGCAAGTAAAAAACAACAGAGATAACAGCAAATCGGATGGCTCAAGCAAACCCACCTAG
- the LOC109769695 gene encoding uncharacterized protein: MQVAAGCEGSPAATEGGDQQSSKKPRLAAEPLLLHVPVKQEMVVHQAAGAGGDGAAVVAADHGSRMEIAVKMDVTLLHCPLCISPLKPPVLQCKGGHVACGGCLAEPCAECGGAFDVRSKVMDAVVSSTTAECDHDGCGRYVTYHELDGHRGECPHAPCDCAVPGCGFAGPAPALLGHLTALHSMPVYNFQYGKVLALQLPASLEPRGLLVGDEDGRAFLMVGGALGSGAAVSAVCVRAEAMLWPRYTLKVWASGPAPAPNRKADTVMAEIEVTSSRVPGAVAVEELAYLAVPPKLLVGAGPSRRMSLKIRIDKFTS; encoded by the exons ATGCAGGTTGCGGCCGGCTGCGAGGGCTCACCGGCGGCGACGGAGGGGGGCGACCAGCAGAGCTCCAAGAAGCCGAGGCTGGCCGCCGAGCCGCTCCTCCTCCATGTGCCGGTGAAGCAAGAGATGGTCGTGCACCAAGCGGCCGGAGCCGGAGGAGACGGGGCCGCGGTGGTGGCGGCGGACCACGGCTCTAGGATGGAGATCGCCGTGAAGATGGACGTGACCCTGCTCCATTGCCCCCTCTGCATCAGCCCCCTGAAGCCCCCGGTCCTTCAG TGCAAGGGCGGGCATGTGGCCTGCGGCGGCTGCCTCGCGGAGCCCTGCGCGGAGTGTGGCGGCGCCTTCGACGTTCGCAGCAAGGTGATGGACGCCGTCGTCTCCTCGACCACGGCCGAGTGCGACCACGACGGATGCGGGCGCTACGTGACCTACCACGAGCTCGACGGCCACCGCGGCGAGTGCCCGCACGCGCCCTGCGACTGCGCGGTCCCCGGCTGCGGCTTCGCCGGCCCGGCGCCGGCGCTCCTCGGCCACCTGACCGCCCTCCACTCGATGCCGGTCTACaacttccagtacggcaaggtcctGGCGCTCCAGCTGCCGGCGTCGCTGGAGCCGCGGGGCCTGCTGGTCGGGGACGAGGACGGCCGCGCGTTCCTCATGGTCGGCGGCGCGCTCGGCTCCGGCGCGGCCGTGTCGGCGGTGTGCGTCAGGGCGGAGGCGATGCTGTGGCCGCGGTACACGCTCAAGGTGTGGGCGAgcgggccggcgccggcgccgaacCGCAAGGCCGACACCGTCATGGCGGAGATCGAGGTGACGAGCAGCAGGGTGCCCGGCGCCGTCGCCGTCGAGGAGCTGGCGTACCTGGCGGTGCCGCCCAAGCTGCTGGTTGGGGCAGGACCGTCCCGGCGGATGTCTCTCAAGATCCGCATTGACAAGTTCACCTCCTGA
- the LOC141042236 gene encoding uncharacterized protein translates to MDADAAFSFLPRRLQRVSIPDFSIHPQASSSYEAAQRRMAVSCHLHPWLLFLARICRRETASSVPASQIGAGGGSVILSLGKGNSELATNALETAPFLLG, encoded by the exons ATGGACGCCGATGCCGCCTTCAGCTTCCTCCCCCGTCGTCTTCAGCGCGTCTCCATCCCGGACTTCAGCATCCACCCCCAGGCCTCTTCGTCCTACGAGGCGGCACAACGAAGAATGGCGGTTTCCTGCCACCTCCATCCATGGCTCCTCTTCCTCGCGCGTATCTGCCGGCGGGAGACCGCCTCCTCCGTCCCCGCATCACAGATAG GAGCAGGAGGTGGATCTGTGATCCTGTCTTTGGGTAAAGGAAATTCAGAATTGGCAACAAATGCTCTGGAAACAGCACCTTTTCTGCTTGGATGA
- the LOC109769704 gene encoding uncharacterized protein, which yields MSIRRLGVLDFRGVRERCSGVFSSEIWFREKHLILGTLDTAEEAARAHDAAAWRLLRPRRDMNFPNVSSQRAQDLAPLPRLFTDEDRRVHRRRQRRLAIAEKDVEALVVWRGGFPQDIVDECQFYKQLRLERDARRRERAAYREDKRSRKQAAQLKLKLRETSGWDFEDEQLADAYLQMSEEDITESESESDE from the coding sequence ATGTCGATCCGCCGCCTGGGCGTTTTGGATTTTCGCGGAGTCCGCGAGCGCTGCTCCGGCGTCTTCTCCTCCGAGATCTGGTTTCGCGAGAAACATCTCATCCTCGGCACCTTAGACACCGCAGAGGAGGCGGCCCGCGCgcacgacgcggcggcgtggcgcctcctgAGGCCTCGTCGGGATATGAATTTTCCCAACGTGTCGAGCCAGCGGGCGCAGGATCTGGCGCCTCTCCCGCGGCTtttcaccgacgaggatcgtcgtgtCCACCGGAGGCGGCAACGTCGCCTCGCCATCGCAGAGAAGGACGTGGAAGCCTTGGTGGTGTGGCGCGGaggcttcccgcaggacatcgtCGACGAGTGCCAGTTCTACAAGCAATTGAGGTTGGAGAGGGACGCGAGGAGGagggagcgagccgcctatcgggAGGACAAGCGTTCGCGGAAGCAGGCAGCTCAATTGAAACTGAAGCTACGAGAAACGTCGGGTTGGGACTTTGAAGACGAGCAGCTTGCTGACGCCTACCTTCAGAtgtcggaggaggacattaccGAGTCGGAGTCAGAAAGCGACGAGTAG